From a single Ailuropoda melanoleuca isolate Jingjing chromosome 12, ASM200744v2, whole genome shotgun sequence genomic region:
- the LOC100475571 gene encoding paraneoplastic antigen-like protein 8A, whose translation MATAGAARPQVRKRALQSRPRLRAAAGIRGRRRVTRRGRSGVGRWLLGPFRRERPAWVGRAGAWRAAASRRPVLGATRPDGRGRGCQIPAGRARAVPSAVRKTRVSATMAMNLLEDWCRGMEVDIHRSLLVTGIPEDCGQAEIEETLNGVLSPLGPYFVLNKIFLREENAKAALIEVGEGVNLRAIPREFPGRGGVWRVVCRDPTQDAEFLKNLNEFLDAEGRTWEDAVRLLQLSHPPRPQNQPPENWAEALGVLLGAVVQIVFYTDAEIRGREEARAREVADAWAVSEASAPAVRTKVKKAPGRPAEVGSALKMENPDGWNDPENEGDPPKPLVRQAGAKSRSRRKKQKKPPKQESVLWKKPKGHHSNSSASLEDPEAAGAENMEVSESIRSSRKPCVKQEESAWKKPVATCAWKAPSSPSHDAGSEAVSPGVASQSDQDGGQEGPPKKKAMGWALGKSPASMRKKKKVSLGPVSYVLVDSEDAKKKPMIAKKGPGSRRGGSGQKALRGPQPVALPASASRGPKAKPEGSPLASRDQNDNRSLLGCAGKRMSGELGQERQVHAQALRGEAGQVVREEEPSAAEGADDTLVEVLEGRSPDLPPRSP comes from the exons ATGGCGACCGCTGGAGCGGCGCGGCCGCAAGTGCGCAAGCGCGCGCTGCAAAGCCGGCCTCGGCTCCGCGCAGCTGCCGGGATCCGGGGGAGACGGCGCGTGACCCGCCGGGGCCGAAGCGGGGTCGGACGCTGGCTTCTCGGCCCCTTCCGCCGGGAGCGGCCGGCCTGGGTGGGCCGAGCCGGCGCCTGGCGAGCGGCTGCATCCCGGCGGCCTGTCCTCGGCGCGACCCGACCGGACGGCCGGGGGCGGGGCTGCCAGATCCCTGCCGGGCGAGCCCGGGCAGTGCCGAGCGCAGTTCGCAAGACACGT GTGTCCGCCACCATGGCCATGAACCTTCTGGAGGACTGGTGCCGGGGGATGGAAGTGGACATCCACAGGTCCCTGTTGGTCACGGGCATCCCCGAGGACTGTGGTCAAGCAGAAATTGAGGAGACTTTGAATGGGGTCCTCTCCCCGCTGGGCCCATACTTCGTGCTCAATAAGATTTTTCTGAGGGAGGAGAATGCCAAAGCCGCCCTCATTGAGGTCGGAGAGGGTGTGAATCTCAGGGCCATACCCAGGGAATTCCCAGGAAGGGGGGGCGTCTGGAGAGTGGTTTGTAGAGACCCCACCCAGGatgctgagtttttaaaaaatctgaatgaattCCTGGATGCCGAGGGGCGCACCTGGGAGGACGCGGTCCGCCTCCTCCAGCTCAGCCACCCCCCACGGCCCCAGAATCAGCCCCCAGAGAACTGGGCAGAAGCTCTGGGGGTGCTCCTGGGGGCAGTGGTGCAAATCGTCTTCTACACGGACGCCGAGATCCGCGGCCGCGAGGAAGCTAGGGCTCGAGAAGTGGCTGATGCCTGGGCAGTTTCAGAAGCCTCAGCCCCAGCAGTGCGGACGAAGGTCAAGAAGGCGCCAGGGCGGCCTGCCGAGGTAGGTtcagctttgaagatggagaatcCCGACGGCTGGAATGACCCGGAAAATGAAGGTGACCCCCCCAAACCCCTGGTTCGCCAGGCTGGAGCTAAAAGTCGCTccaggagaaagaagcagaagaaaccCCCCAAGCAGGAGTCAGTGCTCTGGAAGAAGCCCAAAGGCCATCATTCCAACAGCTCAGCCTCCTTGGAGGATCCTGAGGCTGCTGGTGCTGAAAATATGGAGGTCTCAGAATCCATCAGGAGCAGCAGAAAGCCCTGTGTGAAGCAGGAGGAGTCGGCTTGGAAGAAGCCTGTGGCGACATGTGCCTGGAAGGCTCCCAGCAGCCCGTCCCATGATGCGGGGTCAGAAGCTGTGAGCCCTGGGGTCGCTTCCCAGTCAGACCAAGATGGTGGCCAGGAGGGCCCCCCAAAGAAGAAGGCCATGGGCTGGGCCTTGGGAAAGAGCCCTGCctccatgagaaagaagaagaaggtgagCTTGGGCCCTGTTTCGTACGTCCTTGTCGATTCAGAAGATGCCAAGAAGAAGCCAATGATTGCGAAGAAAGGGCCGGGTTCAAGAAGAGGTGGCTCAGGTCAGAAGGCCCTCCGAGGCCCCCAGCCGGTGGCGTTGCCAGCCTCAGCGTCTCGGGGCCCAAAGGCCAAGCCAGAAGGCTCTCCTCTTGCCTCCAGGGATCAGAATGACAACAGAAGTCTTTTGGGTTGTGCCGGCAAGCGGATGAGTGGGGAACTGGGGCAGGAGCGGCAGGTGCACGCCCAGGCGCTCAGGGGCGAGGCGGGCCAGGTGGTTCGTGAGGAGGAGCCCAGTGCAGCAGAGGGGGCGGATGACACACTAGTTGAGGTTTTAGAGGGCAGGAGCCCTGACCTCCCTCCTAGGAGCCCCTGA